The following proteins are encoded in a genomic region of [Eubacterium] hominis:
- a CDS encoding AAA family ATPase, which produces MRYIESVQIMRKDIPNEDIYPFNIESLKHMQNLDFDHDITLFSGENGSGKSTLIEAIATAYGFNPEGGNKNIQFSTRNTHSDLYEYIRMNRGIHHAEDGFFLRAESFYNMASKIDEIGGIHQYYGGKSLHSVSHGESFLNLVLNRFWGNGLYILDEPEAALSPTGQFTLLKKIYDLANQENSQFIIATHSPILLACPHAKIYEFDEEGIHEKSYRDTMNFALYHRFLNDPAMIQRILEEDE; this is translated from the coding sequence ATGCGATATATTGAAAGTGTTCAAATTATGAGGAAAGATATTCCCAATGAAGATATCTATCCATTCAATATAGAAAGTTTAAAGCACATGCAGAACTTGGATTTTGATCATGATATTACACTTTTCTCTGGGGAAAATGGTTCAGGTAAATCTACTCTGATAGAAGCGATAGCGACAGCATATGGATTTAATCCGGAAGGTGGAAATAAAAATATACAGTTTTCCACAAGAAATACACATTCTGATTTATATGAATATATACGCATGAACCGTGGGATACATCATGCAGAGGATGGCTTTTTCTTACGTGCGGAAAGTTTTTATAATATGGCAAGTAAGATTGATGAAATTGGTGGAATCCATCAATATTATGGAGGAAAATCTTTACATAGTGTATCTCATGGAGAAAGCTTTTTAAATCTTGTTTTAAACCGGTTTTGGGGAAATGGATTATATATATTGGATGAACCAGAAGCAGCATTATCGCCAACTGGGCAGTTTACATTGTTGAAAAAAATTTATGATTTGGCTAATCAAGAAAATTCTCAATTTATAATTGCGACACATTCTCCTATCTTACTGGCATGTCCACATGCGAAAATCTATGAATTTGATGAAGAAGGAATCCATGAAAAAAGTTATCGTGACACAATGAACTTTGCATTATATCATCGTTTTCTGAATGATCCTGCAATGATACAACGTATTTTAGAAGAAGATGAATGA
- a CDS encoding LacI family DNA-binding transcriptional regulator — MKVTVHDIAVKAGVSDGSVSNALNNRKGISDEKREQILKVAREMGYFKKSIKDNKALRFVVLNKTKHVIGDTPFFSELIRGIETESSALGFDLLVSHITVDEDKNVDIDDVLKQDLVDGILLLGTEMNYEDLMAFEALSIPIVVVDTVFRTQKFDFVAINNIDGTYEIVSHLIKHGHKNIGLINSAYQINNFRERKHGYEQAMSDHQLACYPQNEALVEPSLDGAYADMKEYLKSFLQEGEPLPTAYFAVNDNIALGAMKAFKEFGLDVSIVGFDDLPLCGYCDPPLTTVQVDKINLGSKAVQRLVSKITEKDHSKLQILVGTKLVERESVKRIA; from the coding sequence ATGAAAGTGACAGTACATGATATTGCTGTGAAAGCTGGCGTATCTGATGGCTCTGTATCAAATGCATTAAACAATCGTAAGGGCATCAGTGATGAAAAGCGTGAACAGATATTGAAAGTCGCAAGAGAAATGGGGTATTTTAAAAAATCTATAAAAGATAATAAAGCCCTTCGCTTTGTGGTATTAAATAAAACAAAACATGTCATTGGGGATACACCGTTTTTCTCAGAATTAATCAGAGGAATCGAAACAGAAAGCAGTGCTTTAGGCTTTGATTTATTAGTTTCTCATATTACAGTAGATGAAGATAAAAATGTAGATATCGATGATGTTTTAAAACAAGATTTAGTAGATGGTATCTTATTATTAGGTACGGAAATGAATTATGAGGATTTAATGGCATTTGAAGCATTAAGTATTCCTATTGTGGTTGTGGATACCGTGTTTAGAACGCAGAAGTTTGATTTTGTGGCAATTAACAATATCGATGGCACATATGAAATAGTATCTCATCTGATAAAACATGGACATAAAAACATAGGCTTAATCAATTCAGCTTATCAAATTAATAATTTCCGTGAACGTAAACATGGATATGAACAAGCGATGAGTGATCATCAATTGGCATGTTATCCACAGAATGAAGCATTGGTGGAACCTAGTCTTGACGGTGCATATGCGGATATGAAAGAATATTTGAAAAGTTTTCTTCAAGAAGGAGAACCTTTACCAACCGCTTATTTCGCGGTAAATGATAATATAGCACTAGGTGCTATGAAAGCCTTTAAAGAGTTTGGCTTAGATGTATCCATTGTAGGTTTTGATGATCTTCCATTATGCGGTTATTGTGACCCACCACTTACAACTGTACAGGTAGATAAAATAAACTTAGGCAGTAAAGCAGTTCAGCGCTTGGTATCCAAAATAACGGAAAAAGATCATAGTAAGCTTCAAATATTAGTTGGTACCAAGCTAGTAGAAAGAGAAAGTGTAAAACGGATAGCATAA
- a CDS encoding PTS sugar transporter subunit IIC encodes MKKDQMMEKVMSFAMKVQQNKYLSAISTGLMGTLPILMIGSIALLLAVLPIDAYKEFITNIGLRSFLMLTSTLTTSIIALYSSFAIAYRLAEKFKVEPMIPGVLAVLCFFMITPMVSAEVNGVAGSYLDTNMLGAKGLFTAMIVSLISCRLYCYFMEGKKLTIKMPAGVPPVIANSFAGLLPAIVVAILFMLVAWGFSFTSYGSMAQFIYSVISMPLEHLSSSMWSMVFIVFIQMILWFFGLHGSLVVQSFITALYLPMDTANMDALAAGVTNSELPNILGKTFYSCFAGIGGAGGTLSLVILMFIMSKSKKNKALANLAIVPGCFTINEPIVFGYPLILNPIMAIPFITVPLIQVIVAYASIAVGICPRLSGVQVPFGMPVVVGGFIAGGWKIAVLQVVLVLIGIAIYYPFFKISDKQAVAQEMGEISTEE; translated from the coding sequence ATGAAAAAGGATCAAATGATGGAAAAAGTAATGAGCTTTGCGATGAAAGTTCAACAAAACAAATATCTATCAGCAATTTCAACAGGTTTAATGGGGACACTGCCAATTTTGATGATTGGGTCAATTGCTTTATTGCTGGCAGTATTACCAATTGACGCTTATAAAGAGTTTATTACGAATATTGGATTAAGAAGCTTCTTAATGCTTACTTCTACATTAACAACAAGTATTATCGCATTATATTCTTCATTTGCGATTGCATATCGCCTTGCGGAAAAGTTTAAAGTAGAACCAATGATTCCAGGTGTTTTAGCAGTATTGTGTTTCTTTATGATTACACCAATGGTATCTGCGGAAGTAAATGGTGTAGCTGGAAGCTATTTAGATACAAATATGCTTGGCGCAAAAGGTTTGTTTACCGCAATGATTGTTTCTTTAATTTCTTGTCGTCTATATTGTTACTTTATGGAAGGCAAAAAACTGACAATTAAAATGCCTGCTGGAGTACCACCAGTAATTGCTAACTCATTTGCTGGGTTGTTACCTGCCATCGTGGTTGCTATCTTATTCATGTTAGTTGCATGGGGATTCAGCTTTACTTCTTATGGATCAATGGCACAGTTTATTTATTCTGTAATCTCAATGCCTTTAGAACATTTATCAAGCAGTATGTGGTCTATGGTATTTATCGTATTTATCCAGATGATTTTATGGTTCTTTGGTTTACATGGATCTTTGGTTGTACAAAGCTTTATCACTGCATTATATCTGCCAATGGATACTGCAAATATGGATGCTTTAGCAGCTGGTGTTACAAATTCTGAATTACCAAATATTTTAGGTAAAACCTTCTATAGCTGCTTTGCTGGTATTGGTGGTGCAGGTGGTACCTTATCACTTGTTATCCTGATGTTCATCATGTCAAAAAGTAAGAAAAATAAAGCACTTGCAAATTTAGCAATTGTACCTGGATGCTTTACAATTAATGAACCAATTGTATTTGGTTATCCATTGATTTTAAATCCGATTATGGCAATTCCATTTATCACAGTACCTTTGATTCAGGTGATTGTTGCATATGCTTCTATTGCTGTAGGTATCTGTCCAAGATTAAGTGGTGTTCAGGTTCCATTTGGTATGCCTGTTGTAGTAGGTGGTTTCATTGCTGGTGGATGGAAAATTGCTGTATTACAGGTAGTACTGGTATTGATTGGTATTGCAATATATTATCCATTCTTCAAGATTTCAGATAAACAAGCTGTTGCACAGGAAATGGGAGAAATTAGTACAGAAGAATAA
- a CDS encoding transketolase: MNKTELVKNAVTLRKHIVDVCYRSKAGHVGGSLSGIDILNVLYNHEMNIDPKEPKKDDRDRFILSKGHIAEALFVTLSNRGFFDASELETFSCAGSKYIGHPNNKINGVEMNTGALGHGLALGVGMAIAAKMDHKDYRTYVMMGDGEQAEGSIWEAAMAASHYNLDNLVAILDRNGLQISGTTEDVMSLKDIKAKWTGFGFEVIEINGNDYDEILDAFDKAKTIKGKPTLILAHTIKGKGVSFMENEVAWHHGVLNDEQYHQAMSELGGAV; the protein is encoded by the coding sequence ATGAATAAAACAGAGCTGGTAAAAAACGCAGTAACATTACGTAAACATATTGTAGATGTATGTTATCGCAGTAAAGCAGGACATGTCGGTGGCAGTTTATCTGGCATCGACATCCTGAATGTCTTATATAATCATGAGATGAATATTGATCCAAAAGAGCCAAAGAAAGATGATCGTGATCGTTTCATTTTAAGTAAAGGTCATATCGCTGAAGCATTGTTTGTGACACTTTCTAATCGTGGATTCTTCGATGCATCAGAGCTGGAAACGTTCTCTTGTGCGGGATCTAAATATATCGGACATCCCAATAATAAAATCAATGGCGTAGAAATGAATACCGGTGCATTGGGACATGGATTGGCACTTGGTGTTGGTATGGCGATTGCCGCAAAGATGGATCATAAAGATTATCGTACGTATGTCATGATGGGTGATGGAGAACAGGCAGAAGGCAGTATCTGGGAAGCTGCTATGGCTGCATCTCATTACAATTTAGATAATCTGGTTGCGATATTAGATCGAAATGGTCTACAGATTTCAGGAACAACAGAAGATGTGATGTCATTAAAAGATATCAAAGCGAAATGGACTGGTTTTGGCTTTGAAGTTATTGAAATCAATGGAAATGATTATGATGAAATTTTAGATGCTTTTGATAAAGCGAAAACAATCAAAGGAAAACCAACCCTGATTCTTGCGCATACGATCAAAGGTAAAGGTGTTTCTTTTATGGAAAATGAAGTCGCATGGCATCATGGGGTATTAAATGATGAACAATATCATCAGGCGATGAGCGAGCTGGGAGGTGCTGTCTAA
- a CDS encoding transketolase family protein encodes MGKMANRAVICECLLEEAKNDQDICVVVSDSRGSASLTPFTKAYPERTIEVGIAEQDLVGISAGLASAGKKPYAASPASFLTMRSIEQVKVDVAYSNANVKLIGISAGVSYGALGMTHHSLQDLAVLTAIPNMQIIVPADQYETRKMMTALQNDTHPTYIRVSRNPVEDVHENENFDYEIGKAITLREGDDLAIVACGDMVSIACHASDELQKQGIHARVINMHTIKPFDEEAIIDAAKNTKGIITMEEHSVYGGLGAMVCECIAQNHPIKVRVLAFPDEITTSGTAQELFDYYGLSVENVVKVANEML; translated from the coding sequence ATGGGAAAGATGGCGAATCGTGCAGTTATTTGTGAGTGTTTATTAGAAGAAGCAAAAAATGATCAGGATATTTGTGTTGTCGTAAGTGATTCCAGAGGAAGTGCTTCCTTAACACCTTTCACAAAGGCATATCCTGAAAGAACAATAGAAGTTGGTATTGCGGAACAAGATTTGGTTGGCATCAGTGCAGGACTTGCAAGTGCTGGGAAAAAGCCTTATGCGGCAAGTCCGGCAAGTTTTCTAACAATGAGAAGTATTGAACAGGTCAAAGTAGATGTTGCTTATTCTAATGCGAATGTGAAATTGATTGGCATCAGTGCTGGTGTTAGTTATGGGGCATTGGGTATGACACATCATTCTTTACAGGATTTAGCGGTATTGACCGCAATTCCTAATATGCAGATCATTGTACCTGCGGATCAATATGAAACACGTAAAATGATGACTGCTTTACAGAATGATACACATCCTACCTATATTCGTGTAAGCCGTAATCCGGTAGAAGATGTACATGAAAATGAAAATTTTGATTATGAAATAGGAAAAGCGATTACTTTGCGTGAAGGAGATGATCTTGCGATTGTGGCATGCGGGGATATGGTATCGATTGCATGTCATGCCAGTGATGAGTTGCAGAAACAAGGCATTCACGCACGTGTGATCAATATGCATACCATCAAACCATTTGATGAAGAAGCTATCATAGATGCCGCAAAAAATACAAAAGGCATCATCACAATGGAAGAACACAGTGTCTATGGCGGCTTAGGTGCTATGGTTTGTGAGTGTATTGCGCAAAATCATCCAATCAAGGTGCGTGTGCTGGCATTCCCTGATGAAATCACAACATCAGGAACTGCTCAGGAATTATTTGATTACTATGGACTTTCTGTGGAAAACGTTGTGAAAGTCGCAAATGAAATGTTATGA
- a CDS encoding glycerol kinase: protein MKTYVISIDQSTTSTKVFLMDTKGNIIKETAKKHKQIYPENGWVEHDAMEIYQNMMDCLHQILHTINQEDEVLGICLTNQRETTVIWDMDSGLPLYHAIVWQCRRTIPICESLKAYETIVEEKTGLKIDPYFSATKLKWLLNHVDTPVEKIMAGTMDSWLLYKLCGKHVCDHTNASRTLLYHLKDKKWDDELLKIFDIPKCILPEIVYSDGNFGSVEIDGRVIPILSVIGDSQSALYAHQAFKLGDVKVTMGTGSSVMMNLGKQLPEHHGGVVGALAYHTTKKDAYAGEAIINASADTLNWLRDDLGLYEKDQMLNDISMNAHGVYLVPAFVGLGIPYWMSRAKACISGISRNTTKTDIVVAGMQSIAYQIYDAICALEENADISATRISADGGASKNPALMQFLADICDKDIITYKQSAFSAFGVYLLGLQKLGYACDDLQKIDQIYHPKMDKETRMRYIEGWKQAVDVVVYDADKRGAL, encoded by the coding sequence ATGAAAACCTATGTGATCAGTATTGATCAAAGCACTACGAGCACCAAAGTGTTTTTGATGGATACGAAAGGAAATATCATAAAGGAAACGGCAAAAAAACATAAACAGATCTATCCGGAAAATGGATGGGTGGAGCATGATGCAATGGAAATCTATCAGAATATGATGGATTGCCTGCATCAGATACTTCATACGATTAATCAAGAGGATGAAGTATTAGGAATCTGTTTGACGAATCAAAGGGAAACCACTGTCATTTGGGATATGGACAGTGGTTTGCCACTATACCATGCGATTGTATGGCAATGTCGTCGTACAATACCCATTTGTGAATCATTGAAAGCATATGAAACAATTGTCGAAGAAAAGACAGGATTAAAAATAGATCCATATTTTTCTGCGACAAAGCTGAAATGGTTATTAAATCATGTGGATACACCAGTAGAAAAGATTATGGCAGGCACGATGGACAGCTGGCTGTTATATAAACTATGTGGGAAACATGTTTGTGATCATACCAATGCCAGCAGGACATTGCTTTATCATTTAAAGGATAAAAAATGGGATGATGAATTGTTAAAGATATTTGATATACCTAAGTGTATTCTGCCAGAAATCGTTTATAGTGATGGCAATTTTGGAAGTGTGGAAATCGATGGCAGAGTGATTCCAATATTAAGTGTGATTGGAGATAGTCAAAGCGCTTTGTATGCACATCAGGCTTTTAAGCTGGGGGATGTGAAAGTGACGATGGGTACTGGCAGCAGTGTGATGATGAATCTTGGAAAACAATTACCAGAACATCACGGCGGTGTTGTTGGAGCACTAGCTTATCACACGACAAAGAAAGATGCGTATGCTGGGGAAGCAATCATCAATGCCAGTGCAGATACATTAAACTGGCTGCGAGATGATCTTGGTTTATATGAGAAGGATCAAATGTTAAATGATATATCTATGAATGCACATGGTGTTTATCTAGTACCGGCTTTTGTGGGACTAGGTATTCCTTATTGGATGTCACGTGCGAAAGCATGTATTTCAGGTATTTCCAGAAATACAACCAAAACAGATATCGTTGTAGCGGGAATGCAATCAATTGCTTATCAGATTTATGATGCGATTTGTGCATTGGAAGAGAATGCGGATATATCCGCAACTAGAATCAGTGCGGATGGTGGGGCTTCTAAAAATCCGGCTTTGATGCAGTTTTTAGCGGATATATGTGATAAAGATATCATCACATACAAACAAAGTGCTTTTTCAGCTTTTGGGGTTTATCTGCTGGGACTACAGAAGCTGGGATATGCTTGTGATGACTTACAAAAGATTGATCAAATTTATCATCCAAAGATGGATAAAGAAACCCGTATGCGATACATCGAAGGCTGGAAACAGGCAGTAGATGTTGTGGTATATGATGCGGATAAAAGAGGTGCGCTATGA
- a CDS encoding alpha/beta hydrolase → MINERIKINDTAYMDTYLLHNSKEYNVGKKRPLVIVCPGGGYAFTSDREAEPIALKFNSIGMHAVVLWYTVYDQVKNVPKNALVEAAACVKYVREHSEEWLVDHDQIIICGFSAGGHLALSLAVKWNQSWLCEALHTTSEQLKVNLCILGYPATMVEKVFDEDDFGFASSLIKEPNTANERFFGVKRPTEKELDEYNLLNFVSEDTPPMFVWHTYEDVLVDVNNSLMLGMKLREHHVPFELHIFEKGEHGLALCDRTTARKASHHNDHVIHWFDLCEEWMQAYIDKDGGWKWM, encoded by the coding sequence ATGATAAATGAAAGAATAAAAATCAATGATACAGCATATATGGATACATATTTGCTACATAATTCAAAAGAATATAATGTTGGAAAAAAACGCCCTTTGGTCATTGTATGTCCAGGGGGTGGCTATGCGTTTACTTCAGATCGTGAAGCAGAACCGATTGCCTTAAAGTTCAACAGTATTGGCATGCATGCGGTAGTTTTATGGTATACCGTATATGACCAGGTAAAAAATGTACCAAAAAATGCTCTTGTGGAGGCGGCAGCATGCGTAAAATACGTAAGAGAACATAGTGAAGAATGGCTGGTGGATCATGATCAGATCATTATTTGTGGCTTCTCTGCAGGTGGACATTTGGCGTTATCATTGGCAGTAAAATGGAACCAGTCATGGTTATGTGAAGCTTTACATACAACAAGTGAGCAGTTGAAGGTAAATCTTTGTATACTGGGATATCCGGCAACAATGGTGGAAAAGGTATTTGATGAAGATGATTTTGGCTTTGCAAGCTCTTTGATCAAAGAACCAAATACGGCCAATGAGCGATTCTTTGGGGTAAAACGACCAACAGAAAAAGAACTTGATGAGTATAATTTATTAAATTTTGTGAGCGAAGATACACCGCCGATGTTTGTATGGCATACTTATGAAGATGTATTGGTTGATGTCAATAATTCTTTAATGTTAGGAATGAAACTTAGAGAACATCATGTGCCATTTGAATTGCATATCTTTGAAAAAGGAGAACATGGATTAGCTTTGTGTGATCGTACAACCGCAAGAAAAGCAAGTCATCATAATGATCATGTGATTCATTGGTTTGACTTATGTGAAGAATGGATGCAGGCATATATAGATAAGGATGGTGGATGGAAATGGATGTAA
- a CDS encoding L-fucose/L-arabinose isomerase family protein, whose product MEMDVKLGVICTRREIFSKEDALHYKQMILDKLTEMKIDYVDIEDINEEGLLFDEQDVEAIVDKMQKAKIDALFFPHCNFGTEDLVAKVARRFNLPILLWGPRDEAPLADGSRLRDSQCGLFATGKILRRFQRRFTYLTMCRIDDSQFSDGIMRFLATANIVKQVKQATILQIATRPAGFWTMMVNEGELLEKFDIRIHPVTLAEVKMEMNHIKEQRSEDIDALEKYIYDIMKVEVKKEDVRNTAALKLAIETLAKRYGCRAAAIQCWNAMQDDLGLFPCVANALLADEGFPVTCETDIHGAITSIIANAASLSNKKSFFADWTVPHPTNENGELLQHCGPWAPSLMKEKPTFGSPFAFHHSHPGALHGEIVGGDMSILRFDGDNGEYQLLMGHAKGIEGPFNQGTYVWIEVENLKQLEEKLVCGPYVHHCVGIHEDVLPQVYEACKYLNGLQADVYDSSEERIKSIIRGE is encoded by the coding sequence ATGGAAATGGATGTAAAGTTAGGTGTCATTTGCACAAGACGTGAAATTTTCAGTAAAGAAGATGCGTTGCATTATAAACAAATGATTTTAGATAAACTAACAGAAATGAAGATAGACTATGTTGATATTGAGGATATCAATGAAGAAGGTCTGTTGTTTGATGAACAGGATGTAGAAGCAATTGTGGATAAAATGCAGAAGGCAAAAATTGATGCATTGTTTTTCCCACATTGCAACTTTGGGACAGAAGATCTGGTCGCAAAAGTGGCACGTCGTTTCAATCTTCCTATACTGTTATGGGGACCAAGAGATGAGGCACCACTTGCGGATGGATCACGTTTAAGAGATTCTCAATGCGGCTTGTTTGCGACAGGAAAGATCTTACGCAGATTTCAACGCAGGTTTACATATTTGACGATGTGTCGAATAGATGATTCACAGTTTTCTGATGGTATCATGCGCTTTTTAGCTACTGCTAATATTGTTAAACAGGTAAAACAGGCAACCATCTTACAAATTGCGACACGTCCGGCAGGCTTTTGGACCATGATGGTCAATGAAGGGGAACTGCTAGAAAAATTTGATATTCGTATCCATCCAGTCACATTGGCAGAAGTAAAGATGGAAATGAATCATATCAAGGAACAAAGAAGTGAAGATATTGATGCATTAGAAAAGTATATTTATGATATCATGAAGGTAGAAGTGAAAAAGGAGGATGTTCGCAATACAGCTGCCTTAAAACTTGCGATAGAAACATTAGCAAAACGCTATGGATGCCGTGCAGCAGCGATACAGTGCTGGAATGCCATGCAGGATGATTTAGGGCTGTTCCCATGTGTTGCCAACGCATTATTAGCGGATGAAGGTTTCCCTGTCACTTGTGAAACAGATATTCATGGTGCAATTACATCTATTATCGCAAATGCTGCAAGTTTATCAAATAAAAAAAGCTTCTTCGCAGATTGGACAGTACCACATCCAACCAATGAAAATGGAGAACTGTTACAGCATTGTGGGCCATGGGCACCATCCCTGATGAAAGAAAAGCCAACCTTTGGCTCACCATTTGCGTTCCATCATTCCCATCCAGGAGCATTACATGGAGAGATTGTTGGAGGAGATATGAGTATCCTACGCTTTGATGGTGATAATGGGGAATATCAACTGTTGATGGGTCATGCAAAAGGTATTGAAGGACCATTCAATCAGGGAACCTATGTGTGGATTGAAGTAGAAAATTTAAAACAGTTAGAAGAAAAACTGGTATGTGGACCATATGTACATCATTGTGTAGGTATTCATGAAGATGTATTGCCACAGGTATATGAAGCTTGTAAGTATCTGAATGGCTTACAGGCAGATGTATATGATTCAAGTGAAGAAAGAATCAAGTCAATCATAAGAGGTGAATAA
- a CDS encoding DUF4038 domain-containing protein has protein sequence MLRISENKRTFEKDGKPFFYLADTCWSAFTNISDEEWTYYLKRRKQQGFNTIQINILPQWDASETPYHYYPLPTEDKKTFAFTTWNQAYFTRARAMCEQAKQQGFELALVVLWCNYIPDTWANRMNDANTMPYDFIDSYIDIVHDTFSDLHPMYIISGDSDFPSEQCISYYHKAFTLLKEKAKDCLFSMHIKGRFSKIPACFIDLMDFYMYQSGHNALPENKGMPYQLAQIFYHEYPIKPIFNSEPCYEQMGSSGGLYGRWSQYDVRKAAWQSILSGACAGITYGAAGIYSWHKTGAKFGTGTGEGFATPKPWNEAIQFPGAWDYGFISHILHSLKINELIPCELLTKQNEEIRCAKTTDEACFLIYLPSNIALRINLDLQDKEVYILDMKHKNITIPEVCIEKGQSVIEMHPFDEDALIIIQG, from the coding sequence ATGTTAAGAATCAGTGAAAACAAACGAACATTTGAAAAAGACGGAAAACCATTCTTTTATCTGGCAGATACCTGCTGGAGTGCTTTTACAAATATTAGTGATGAAGAATGGACATATTATTTAAAACGTCGAAAACAGCAGGGCTTTAATACGATTCAAATCAATATCCTGCCACAATGGGATGCTAGTGAAACACCATACCATTACTATCCTTTACCTACAGAAGATAAAAAAACTTTTGCGTTTACCACATGGAATCAAGCGTATTTTACACGTGCAAGAGCAATGTGTGAACAGGCGAAACAACAGGGATTTGAATTAGCACTTGTGGTATTATGGTGTAATTATATTCCGGATACATGGGCAAATCGTATGAATGATGCCAATACCATGCCGTATGATTTCATTGATTCTTATATCGATATCGTACATGATACCTTCTCTGATTTACATCCAATGTATATCATCAGTGGAGATAGTGATTTTCCAAGTGAGCAATGTATTTCTTATTATCATAAAGCTTTTACATTACTTAAGGAAAAAGCCAAAGATTGCCTGTTCTCTATGCATATCAAAGGACGTTTTTCAAAGATTCCCGCATGCTTTATCGATCTGATGGACTTTTATATGTATCAATCCGGACATAATGCATTGCCTGAAAATAAAGGAATGCCATATCAGCTGGCACAGATCTTCTATCATGAATATCCAATAAAACCGATTTTCAACAGTGAACCATGTTACGAACAGATGGGAAGCTCTGGAGGACTTTATGGTAGATGGTCACAATACGATGTAAGAAAAGCGGCATGGCAAAGTATTTTATCCGGTGCCTGTGCTGGCATTACGTATGGTGCGGCAGGGATCTATTCCTGGCATAAAACTGGTGCAAAATTTGGAACTGGTACAGGAGAGGGATTTGCGACACCAAAACCATGGAATGAAGCAATTCAGTTTCCTGGTGCATGGGATTATGGCTTTATTTCCCATATCCTGCATAGCTTAAAAATCAATGAACTGATACCATGTGAGCTTCTTACAAAACAAAATGAAGAGATTCGTTGCGCAAAAACAACAGATGAAGCATGTTTCTTAATCTATTTACCTAGCAATATTGCACTTCGTATCAACTTAGATTTGCAGGATAAAGAAGTTTATATCCTGGATATGAAGCATAAAAATATCACGATTCCTGAGGTATGTATTGAGAAAGGACAAAGTGTGATTGAAATGCATCCATTCGATGAAGATGCACTGATAATCATACAGGGATAA
- a CDS encoding PTS sugar transporter subunit IIB, with product MKILLLCCFGVSVDVLKKRMLQQIEEEQLDYTISVSALSEASLTGKDADVILLTPQVRFNLSKIKSLFPEKEVSCIDAQDFKQGNGQAVIAFVKNYLGNKDKK from the coding sequence ATGAAGATATTATTGTTATGTTGTTTTGGCGTATCTGTGGATGTGTTGAAAAAGCGTATGCTTCAACAGATTGAAGAAGAGCAACTGGATTATACGATTTCGGTCAGTGCATTGAGTGAGGCATCTTTAACAGGAAAGGATGCGGATGTCATTTTACTGACACCACAGGTACGCTTTAACCTTTCAAAAATCAAGAGTCTGTTTCCTGAAAAAGAAGTTTCCTGTATAGATGCACAGGATTTCAAGCAGGGAAATGGGCAGGCAGTAATCGCATTTGTAAAAAATTACCTGGGAAATAAAGATAAAAAGTAA
- a CDS encoding PTS sugar transporter subunit IIB produces MRKIVLVCAAGMSTSMLVKKMQEAAAADNYETDIAAYPIGEVDTAGKGADIILLGPQVRFQLKSVKEKFPDIPVESIDMAAYGMMDGKKVIATVKKTLGD; encoded by the coding sequence ATGAGAAAAATTGTTTTGGTATGTGCTGCTGGTATGTCTACAAGTATGTTGGTAAAGAAGATGCAGGAAGCTGCAGCTGCTGACAACTACGAAACAGATATTGCTGCATACCCTATCGGCGAAGTTGATACAGCTGGTAAAGGTGCTGATATCATCTTACTTGGACCACAGGTTCGTTTCCAATTAAAGAGCGTTAAGGAAAAATTCCCTGACATCCCTGTAGAATCAATCGACATGGCTGCTTATGGAATGATGGACGGCAAGAAAGTTATCGCTACCGTTAAGAAAACACTGGGAGATTAA